In Candidatus Roseilinea sp., one DNA window encodes the following:
- the purB gene encoding adenylosuccinate lyase, whose protein sequence is MTIETFASPFSHRYGSEAMRAIWSERHKRLLWRRVWVALAEAQCELGIVSREQADDLRAHMEEVTEASIARALEIEREIHHDLMAEVRAYAEQCPIGGGIVHLGATSMDIEDNADALRLREAMGLVHASLTGLIRALADKVLQYADLPAMAFTHLQPAEPTTVGYRLAQYLQDLLMDLDEVERIRDEIKGKGFKGAVGTSASYLELLESGTRRLEIGDLSDAQSSISHLQSLEQRVLAKLGLAAFPVATQTYPRKQDWQVMNALAGIAQSLYKFAFDLRILQSPPIGEWSEPFGAKQVGSSAMPFKRNPINAEKIDSLARLVAALPRVAWDNAAHSLLERTLDDSANRRAMLPEAFLAVDEMLAVATRIIRDLHVNEAQIAHTMRLYGPFAATERLLMAVTKAGANRQEMHERIREHALAAWAKVSAGEPNPLVASLCADAQITRYIGPEAARTLLDASAYVGDAPQRARDLARAALQRVGDSAA, encoded by the coding sequence ATGACCATCGAAACTTTCGCTTCACCCTTCTCCCACCGCTACGGCAGCGAGGCCATGCGCGCGATCTGGAGCGAGCGCCACAAGCGGCTGCTCTGGCGCCGGGTGTGGGTGGCGTTGGCCGAGGCGCAATGCGAGTTGGGCATCGTCTCGCGCGAGCAAGCCGATGACCTGCGCGCTCACATGGAAGAGGTCACCGAAGCCAGCATTGCCCGCGCGCTGGAGATCGAACGCGAGATCCATCACGACCTGATGGCCGAGGTGCGCGCCTATGCCGAGCAATGCCCCATCGGCGGCGGCATCGTTCACCTCGGCGCGACCTCGATGGACATCGAAGACAACGCCGATGCGTTGCGCCTGCGCGAAGCAATGGGCCTGGTGCATGCATCATTGACCGGGCTGATCCGGGCGTTGGCCGACAAAGTGCTGCAATACGCCGATTTGCCGGCGATGGCCTTCACTCACCTACAGCCGGCCGAGCCGACCACCGTCGGCTATCGCTTGGCGCAGTATCTGCAAGACCTGCTTATGGATCTCGACGAAGTTGAGCGCATCCGCGACGAGATCAAAGGTAAAGGATTCAAAGGCGCAGTAGGCACATCGGCTTCGTATCTGGAATTGCTGGAATCAGGAACGAGGAGACTAGAGATCGGAGATTTATCAGATGCCCAATCCTCAATCTCCCATCTCCAATCTCTCGAACAGCGCGTCCTCGCCAAACTCGGCCTCGCCGCCTTCCCCGTCGCCACACAGACCTACCCGCGCAAGCAAGACTGGCAGGTGATGAACGCGCTGGCCGGCATAGCCCAGTCGCTCTACAAGTTCGCCTTCGACCTGCGCATCTTGCAGTCGCCGCCGATCGGTGAGTGGAGCGAGCCGTTCGGCGCGAAGCAAGTCGGGTCATCGGCGATGCCGTTCAAGCGCAACCCGATCAACGCCGAGAAGATAGATTCGTTGGCCCGGCTGGTCGCCGCGCTGCCGCGCGTGGCGTGGGACAATGCAGCGCATTCGCTGCTGGAGCGCACGCTGGACGATTCGGCCAACCGGCGCGCGATGTTGCCGGAAGCTTTCCTGGCCGTGGACGAGATGCTCGCCGTCGCCACGCGCATCATCCGAGATCTGCACGTCAACGAAGCGCAAATCGCGCACACCATGCGCCTCTACGGACCGTTCGCCGCCACCGAGCGATTACTCATGGCCGTCACGAAAGCGGGCGCGAATCGGCAGGAAATGCACGAGCGCATCCGGGAACATGCGCTTGCAGCATGGGCCAAGGTGAGCGCTGGCGAGCCGAACCCGCTGGTCGCTTCGCTGTGCGCCGACGCTCAGATCACGCGCTACATCGGCCCAGAAGCGGCGCGCACGCTGCTCGATGCGAGCGCGTATGTCGGCGATGCGCCGCAACGCGCGCGCGACCTGGCCAGGGCGGCGCTCCAGCGCGTGGGCGACAGTGCGGCGTGA
- a CDS encoding ABC transporter permease yields the protein MSKILLIAWHEFKRHVLRRRFIGILLMPLIILAIATVIGFISVSAASRFERGAIGYVDPDGTLPQATNPPDAAFTFTRFDDEASARAALERGEITAYLVLAPDFLRSGNVRLIYWEDEPSSDELGQAFERYRNTHLLAGQPPLIAQRVREGSNFSFKTLDHAGTIRDDDIPAFVLPLAFTMLFITAAFGSSQYFMQAVLDEKENRTMEVVITSVTPTQLMAGKVFGLSAVGLLQMAIWSVAAFVALSVLQPRLPILENVSLEPGFIALALVLFTLYYVMLGAFLAAVGSMVVDAKQGQNYASPIMLIAMIPLFFLVVILFDPNGAFAVILSLIPFTSPLTLLMRYGMVSVPAWQIALALALLAAGAAGAIWLAGRIFRIGMLRFDKGVKWSELAASIRF from the coding sequence ATGTCGAAGATCCTGTTGATCGCCTGGCACGAGTTCAAGCGCCATGTCCTCCGGCGGCGCTTCATCGGCATACTGTTGATGCCGTTGATCATCCTCGCAATTGCGACGGTGATCGGCTTCATCAGTGTCTCGGCAGCGTCGCGTTTCGAGCGCGGCGCAATTGGCTATGTTGATCCAGATGGCACGTTGCCACAGGCGACCAATCCACCGGACGCCGCGTTCACCTTCACGCGCTTCGACGACGAAGCGAGCGCCCGCGCTGCGCTGGAGCGCGGAGAGATCACCGCCTATCTGGTGCTCGCGCCGGACTTCCTTCGCAGTGGCAACGTGCGCCTTATCTACTGGGAAGATGAACCGAGCAGCGATGAACTGGGCCAAGCATTCGAACGCTATCGCAACACGCACCTGCTGGCCGGCCAGCCTCCACTGATTGCACAGCGCGTGCGGGAGGGATCAAACTTCTCCTTTAAGACGCTGGATCACGCGGGTACGATACGCGACGACGACATTCCCGCCTTCGTGCTGCCGCTGGCCTTCACCATGCTCTTCATCACAGCCGCCTTCGGCAGCTCGCAGTATTTCATGCAGGCGGTGCTGGACGAGAAGGAGAACCGCACGATGGAGGTGGTGATCACGTCGGTGACGCCCACGCAATTGATGGCCGGCAAGGTGTTCGGCTTGAGCGCGGTGGGCTTGCTGCAGATGGCGATCTGGTCCGTCGCGGCGTTCGTCGCGTTATCGGTGCTGCAACCGCGCCTGCCCATTCTGGAGAACGTCTCGCTCGAACCCGGCTTCATCGCACTGGCCCTGGTGCTGTTCACGCTGTACTACGTGATGCTCGGCGCCTTCCTGGCTGCCGTCGGCTCGATGGTCGTGGACGCCAAGCAGGGGCAGAACTACGCTTCGCCCATCATGCTGATCGCTATGATCCCGCTCTTCTTCCTTGTGGTGATCTTGTTCGACCCGAACGGGGCCTTTGCGGTGATCTTGAGCCTGATCCCGTTCACATCGCCGCTCACGCTGTTGATGCGCTACGGCATGGTGAGCGTGCCGGCATGGCAAATTGCCCTTGCGCTGGCCCTGCTTGCGGCCGGCGCTGCCGGCGCGATCTGGCTGGCCGGGCGTATCTTCCGCATCGGCATGCTGCGCTTCGACAAGGGCGTGAAGTGGAGCGAGCTGGCAGCGAGCATTCGGTTCTGA
- a CDS encoding ABC transporter ATP-binding protein, protein MTTMNGATVSVASLAKSFGQAQAVRDVSFDVHRGEIFGLLGPNGAGKTTTIRMILDIYKPDRGEINVLGGPMTEAKKARIGYLPEERGLYKDLRVEECVLYFAELKGLSRQEARRRADAFFERLELAAEKRKKVSEFSKGMQQKVQIIATLIHAPELIIIDEPFSGLDPVNTRLVQDLLLEEHRKGTTIIMSTHQMHQVEEMCDRIVLIDKGESVLYGSVDEIRRQYADNAVRVTAHGELPHIPGVLETSRKGNTHTLSLPGDMDTQTLLAQLATTPGLKIEAFELALPTMDDIFVRVVSERRT, encoded by the coding sequence ATGACAACGATGAACGGCGCAACCGTTTCGGTCGCCAGCCTGGCGAAATCGTTTGGCCAGGCACAAGCCGTGCGCGACGTGAGTTTCGATGTGCATCGCGGCGAAATCTTCGGCTTGCTCGGCCCGAACGGTGCCGGCAAGACCACCACGATCCGCATGATCCTCGACATCTACAAGCCCGACCGTGGCGAGATCAACGTGCTCGGCGGGCCGATGACCGAAGCCAAGAAGGCGCGTATTGGCTATTTGCCGGAGGAGCGCGGCCTCTACAAAGACTTGCGCGTCGAGGAATGCGTCCTGTATTTCGCCGAGCTGAAGGGCCTCTCGCGCCAGGAAGCGCGCCGGCGCGCCGATGCCTTCTTCGAACGGCTGGAGCTGGCCGCCGAGAAACGCAAGAAGGTGAGCGAGTTCAGCAAGGGCATGCAGCAAAAAGTGCAGATCATCGCCACGCTGATTCACGCGCCGGAACTCATCATCATTGATGAGCCGTTCAGCGGCCTCGATCCGGTCAACACGCGGCTGGTGCAGGATCTCCTGCTCGAAGAACATCGCAAGGGGACGACCATTATCATGTCCACCCACCAGATGCATCAGGTCGAGGAGATGTGCGACCGCATCGTGCTGATTGACAAGGGCGAGTCGGTGCTCTACGGCAGCGTGGACGAGATTCGCCGGCAGTATGCGGACAACGCCGTCCGGGTCACCGCGCACGGCGAGCTGCCGCACATCCCCGGTGTGTTGGAGACCAGCCGCAAGGGCAACACGCACACGCTGTCGCTGCCCGGCGACATGGACACACAGACATTGCTGGCGCAGTTAGCGACGACGCCAGGTTTGAAGATCGAGGCGTTCGAGCTGGCCTTGCCGACAATGGATGACATCTTCGTGCGGGTGGTGTCGGAGAGACGAACGTAA
- a CDS encoding glycosyl transferase family 1 produces MNIVLGAYLLSGAPGYRQAGVHRYAQYLLREIPKAAAHHPEAHFTALISPTAAPKDLSISNFQLSILTASRTTEQPFSRIIVEQVKTPRVLRRLEADLYHGLGFVAPLRAPCPTVVTVFDLSFATQPGTHKPMNRIYLSLFTRWSCRRAARVIAISEWTKRDVAQHFGVAPDKIDAIPLGVDHDLFKPQPPEAVAAFRTQQGIGDHAVLYLGSLEPRKNLLRLIEAFSQLKTKDSELKTQLIIGGSPAWKYDEVFVRIRQLGLEDHVRLIGRVSDEDLPKWYSACAVMAYPSLYEGFGLPPLEAMACGAPVVTSNVTSLPEVVGDAGITVDPTDVRALAEALHCVLNDEALRAELRAKSLARAARFTWQRTAAQTIACYFKVAPGWRKRSTGS; encoded by the coding sequence ATGAACATCGTCCTCGGCGCGTATCTGCTCAGCGGTGCGCCCGGCTACCGACAGGCCGGCGTGCATCGGTATGCACAATATCTACTGCGAGAAATTCCCAAGGCCGCCGCGCATCACCCAGAGGCCCATTTCACCGCGCTCATCAGCCCGACCGCCGCGCCCAAGGACCTTTCAATTTCCAATTTTCAACTTTCGATTCTCACCGCCTCGCGCACGACCGAGCAGCCCTTCAGCCGCATCATCGTCGAGCAGGTCAAGACGCCGCGCGTGCTTCGCCGGCTCGAAGCCGACCTGTATCATGGCCTCGGCTTCGTCGCGCCGCTGCGCGCGCCGTGCCCCACCGTCGTCACCGTCTTCGACCTAAGCTTCGCCACGCAGCCGGGCACGCACAAGCCGATGAACCGCATCTACCTGTCGTTGTTCACAAGGTGGTCGTGTCGGCGCGCTGCCCGCGTGATTGCCATCAGCGAGTGGACCAAGCGCGACGTGGCGCAGCACTTTGGCGTTGCGCCGGACAAGATTGATGCCATCCCGCTCGGCGTGGACCACGACCTCTTCAAGCCGCAGCCGCCGGAAGCAGTCGCCGCGTTTAGGACACAGCAAGGCATCGGCGACCATGCCGTCCTCTACCTCGGCAGCCTCGAGCCGCGCAAGAACCTTCTTCGCCTGATCGAAGCCTTCTCCCAACTCAAAACGAAAGACTCAGAGCTCAAAACTCAGCTCATTATCGGCGGTAGCCCGGCCTGGAAATACGACGAGGTGTTCGTGCGCATTCGGCAACTCGGCCTCGAGGATCACGTCCGGCTGATCGGTCGTGTGAGCGACGAGGACTTGCCGAAGTGGTATAGCGCATGTGCAGTGATGGCCTACCCATCGCTGTATGAGGGCTTCGGCCTTCCGCCGCTGGAGGCGATGGCGTGCGGCGCGCCGGTTGTCACCTCGAACGTCACCTCGCTGCCGGAGGTCGTCGGCGATGCCGGCATCACCGTGGACCCGACGGACGTCCGCGCGCTGGCCGAAGCGCTGCATTGCGTGCTGAACGATGAGGCCTTGCGCGCCGAGCTACGCGCAAAGTCGCTGGCGCGCGCGGCGCGGTTCACATGGCAGCGGACGGCAGCGCAAACGATAGCGTGCTACTTCAAAGTCGCACCTGGTTGGAGAAAGCGCTCGACAGGTTCGTAG